The proteins below come from a single Anaerolineales bacterium genomic window:
- a CDS encoding adenylate kinase — protein sequence MAELIVLLGPPGAGKGTQAKVLSQKLGLAHISSGDLFREHLSRKTELGVLAQGYMQRGELVPDNVTIAMIRERMKNSDCAKGAILDGFPRTVPQAEALDRFLADSQLGAVRRVPYIKVDAQVLIDRLSGRWSCRAGGHVYHEKFNPPRIAGICDVDGSELYQREDDKAETVKNRIRVYFEQTAPLIEYYRRKGILAEIDGAGPIDGVTRDLLASVA from the coding sequence ATGGCCGAATTAATCGTCCTCCTTGGTCCGCCCGGGGCCGGAAAAGGCACCCAGGCAAAGGTGCTCAGCCAGAAGCTGGGCCTGGCGCACATCTCCTCCGGCGACCTGTTCCGGGAGCACCTCTCGCGCAAGACGGAGCTGGGCGTCCTGGCCCAGGGCTACATGCAGCGCGGGGAGCTGGTGCCGGACAATGTCACGATTGCGATGATCCGCGAGCGGATGAAGAATTCGGATTGTGCCAAAGGGGCGATCCTGGACGGCTTTCCGCGGACGGTCCCGCAGGCCGAAGCCTTGGATCGGTTCCTGGCCGATTCGCAGCTGGGGGCGGTGCGCCGAGTGCCCTACATCAAGGTTGACGCCCAGGTGCTGATCGACCGGTTGAGCGGGCGCTGGTCGTGCCGCGCCGGCGGGCACGTCTACCACGAAAAATTCAACCCGCCTCGGATCGCCGGAATTTGCGATGTGGACGGGTCGGAGCTGTACCAGCGGGAGGACGACAAGGCGGAGACGGTGAAAAACCGGATCCGGGTTTATTTCGAACAGACCGCGCCGCTGATCGAGTATTACCGCCGCAAGGGGATCCTGGCGGAGATCGACGGGGCGGGGCCGATCGACGGGGTGACCCGCGACCTGCTGGCCTCGGTCGCCTGA